One Alteromonas sp. KC3 DNA segment encodes these proteins:
- a CDS encoding DUF2066 domain-containing protein, with translation MLTMVKRNASHYVSRVFKGARIAGVCALLTLNAVPSVFAAQRVIVNEAHIEVSDQSQRTQQAALKEALKQVFVKMSGSTAVLDNAGVKAALRTPQAMLRSYRFDFDGNRTYYVAEFDNTKLTELLQREMLPLWGDRRPETIVWIAQDVSDEDKRVILEESSQSELTLTLKQTAKERGIPLSLPLMDLTDNVNITTYDVWGRFVEPLQSASVRYGIDNIIGARVYKNDPTVIPELPETVVASGTVDALEDVLDSEPARMSDQNIERDTPEGVTNSNNDISADSDVMKETEIGDNSALGMASTNANTQAQPLAPFTMDEFTHYAKRADEGDFALDWVFIGGGKVSYGSIYGDTPELLASELVDAYSNYLSSLYAVVGIDASEREVLTVSIANVGTIGSYASVKAYLNSLSVIESATLIEQSGTVATFALTLVGTVDDLLNSVRLETKLRPVTDAHGESVEGHSFYWSN, from the coding sequence ATGTTAACAATGGTTAAGCGCAACGCTAGTCATTATGTTAGTCGCGTATTTAAGGGCGCAAGGATCGCAGGTGTGTGTGCATTGTTGACGTTAAACGCTGTGCCCAGTGTTTTCGCTGCACAACGTGTCATTGTCAATGAAGCGCACATTGAAGTAAGCGACCAAAGCCAGCGCACACAACAAGCCGCATTAAAGGAAGCGCTTAAACAGGTGTTCGTAAAAATGTCTGGAAGCACTGCGGTTCTCGACAATGCAGGCGTAAAAGCGGCACTGCGTACACCCCAAGCGATGTTACGTTCTTATCGTTTCGACTTTGACGGGAATCGCACATATTACGTTGCCGAATTTGATAACACTAAGCTAACAGAGCTGCTTCAGCGTGAAATGTTACCGCTGTGGGGAGACCGTCGCCCAGAAACTATTGTCTGGATAGCGCAGGATGTATCTGATGAAGATAAACGCGTTATTCTTGAAGAATCTTCACAATCAGAACTTACTCTCACGTTAAAGCAGACAGCTAAAGAACGCGGCATTCCACTTAGCTTGCCGTTAATGGATCTCACCGACAATGTGAATATCACTACATATGACGTGTGGGGACGATTTGTTGAACCTTTGCAATCGGCCTCAGTGCGCTATGGCATTGATAACATCATTGGTGCACGGGTGTATAAGAACGATCCTACCGTAATACCCGAGTTACCAGAAACTGTTGTTGCTTCTGGCACGGTCGACGCGTTAGAGGACGTGCTCGACAGTGAACCTGCGCGTATGTCTGATCAAAATATTGAACGTGATACGCCAGAGGGTGTTACCAACAGCAATAATGATATCAGTGCCGACAGCGACGTCATGAAGGAAACTGAAATAGGCGACAATTCAGCGTTGGGTATGGCTTCAACGAATGCTAATACACAAGCGCAACCGCTGGCCCCGTTTACGATGGACGAATTTACTCACTATGCGAAACGTGCAGACGAGGGTGATTTTGCATTGGATTGGGTGTTTATAGGTGGTGGCAAAGTGAGTTATGGCAGTATCTATGGCGACACACCTGAATTACTTGCCAGTGAACTTGTCGATGCGTATTCAAATTATCTATCCTCTTTGTATGCTGTTGTGGGTATAGATGCCTCGGAGCGCGAAGTGCTAACCGTGTCTATCGCAAATGTAGGAACCATTGGCAGTTATGCGAGTGTTAAAGCCTATCTAAACAGTTTGAGTGTTATCGAAAGCGCGACATTAATTGAGCAATCAGGCACGGTAGCGACTTTTGCGCTCACATTAGTAGGTACGGTTGACGACCTATTAAATAGTGTTCGACTTGAGACGAAATTGCGGCCAGTCACTGATGCACATGGCGAATCAGTGGAAGGGCACAGCTTTTACTGGAGTAATTAG
- the hda gene encoding DnaA regulatory inactivator Hda, with amino-acid sequence MQLPLPVTLPIDENFDSFVNIGNEEVVALLENIVIALPDWRHAQGLGHLSTLKLPLVTLLGASAIGKSHLLFATCHQLAEKSVNHLYLNMNDFQAWSYDIFEGLENLSVLALDNVHAIAGDERWEEALFDLLNRVSETQHTLVICTSHLGPSNPAFTLPDLRSRLAWGVIYHVNHLDDAGREEAVRLRAAERGLKLSNQALQFLLNHSERDLKSLMALLARLDTRSLQEQKRLSVAMVKRELGLI; translated from the coding sequence ATGCAATTACCTTTGCCAGTGACACTGCCTATCGACGAAAACTTTGATAGTTTCGTCAATATAGGTAATGAAGAAGTGGTGGCGCTACTAGAGAACATCGTTATAGCGCTCCCTGACTGGCGTCATGCACAAGGGCTAGGGCATTTGTCTACACTCAAACTTCCCCTAGTTACTTTGCTCGGTGCGTCGGCTATTGGTAAAAGTCATTTGTTGTTTGCTACATGCCATCAACTCGCTGAAAAATCAGTTAATCACTTGTATCTTAATATGAATGATTTTCAGGCTTGGTCTTACGATATTTTCGAAGGGCTCGAGAATTTATCAGTACTTGCCCTTGATAATGTCCATGCCATTGCGGGTGATGAAAGATGGGAAGAAGCACTCTTTGACCTGTTAAATCGCGTGAGTGAAACACAGCATACGCTGGTAATATGTACCAGTCATTTAGGACCATCAAACCCTGCATTTACACTGCCAGATCTGCGTTCTAGGCTGGCGTGGGGTGTTATTTACCACGTTAATCACCTTGATGACGCAGGGCGTGAAGAAGCCGTGCGACTGAGAGCGGCCGAAAGAGGGCTTAAACTGTCGAATCAAGCGCTACAATTTTTGCTGAATCACAGTGAGCGCGACTTAAAGAGCCTAATGGCCTTATTGGCAAGACTTGATACACGCTCGTTGCAAGAACAAAAACGCTTGTCAGTGGCAATGGTTAAACGTGAACTAGGCCTTATTTAA